Proteins found in one Phycodurus eques isolate BA_2022a chromosome 18, UOR_Pequ_1.1, whole genome shotgun sequence genomic segment:
- the msgn1 gene encoding mesogenin-1, whose translation MRPRIKTSSPQTNSSAVIISGCDFLNMDLDVATSKILLDWKVGEPLHSSSASSPESSSSSVDSVCSSPEIFYSEGHRELGYDFPGRGSGPGPKASRTQGKAKMSTKRRVKASEREKMRMRSLAEALHQLRDYLPPDYTKKGQPLTKIQTLKYTIEYINKLSDILSRA comes from the coding sequence ATGCGCCCGCGTATAAAAACGTCATCTCCTCAGACAAACTCCTCTGCTGTCATCATCTCTGGATGCGATTTCCTCAACATGGACCTCGATGTTGCAACGTCCAAAATCCTCCTGGACTGGAAAGTCGGCGAACCGCTCcactcctcctccgcctcctctcCGGAGTCGTCTTCTTCCTCCGTGGACTCTGTGTGCTCCTCGCCGGAGATCTTCTACTCCGAAGGTCACCGGGAGCTCGGCTACGACTTTCCAGGGCGGGGGTCCGGCCCCGGCCCCAAGGCGTCCAGGACGCAAGGCAAGGCCAAGATGTCCACCAAGAGGCGCGTCAAGGCGAGCGAGAGGGagaagatgaggatgaggagTCTCGCCGAGGCTCTGCATCAGCTCCGGGACTACCTGCCGCCGGACTACACCAAGAAGGGCCAGCCCCTGACCAAAATACAAACCCTCAAGTACACCATCGAGTACATCAACAAGCTCTCGGACATTCTGAGCCGTGCGTAA